One genomic region from Haloterrigena gelatinilytica encodes:
- the glpB gene encoding glycerol-3-phosphate dehydrogenase subunit GlpB, producing the protein MAIEDDVLVIGGGLAGATAALAAADAAPDVRVRLVTYKQSTLRHASGLIDILGYAPDSPEEGPLVDPFDALSDLPEGHPYERVGSDAVREALAFFDDVAGDAYAGDHTDANALVPTHGGTVKPTARYPVSTADGLASDDRDALLVGFETLPDFEAPLAAAHLEAAGAPFSARGATIPFPGVVRDDAKVTRYAHLLDQDETVTTGAGETGAREALATTVAERLGDESRVGFPAVLGDEHAAEVRADLAAALGADVFEVPMGPPSLPGMRLEDLLYDALEEAGVRVTSGVPVIDYETAEADAVAADGGSGGDRIERVVVDRNGTEIPYRADQYVLATGGLVGKGVRSERERVFEPIFDCHVPHAADRYDWFVDDVFGDQPYARFGLASDRELRPLDADDEPEFSNLRAAGAVLGGYDFAAEKSGAGVSLATGYVAGTRAGEEAE; encoded by the coding sequence ATGGCCATCGAAGACGACGTCCTCGTGATCGGCGGCGGCCTGGCGGGCGCCACCGCGGCGCTCGCGGCCGCAGATGCCGCGCCCGACGTCCGCGTCCGACTGGTGACGTACAAACAGAGCACGCTCCGCCACGCCAGCGGGCTGATCGATATCCTCGGCTACGCGCCTGACTCGCCCGAGGAGGGCCCGCTCGTCGACCCCTTCGACGCGCTCTCCGACCTCCCCGAGGGTCACCCCTACGAGCGCGTCGGGAGCGATGCGGTCCGCGAGGCGCTGGCCTTCTTCGACGACGTCGCGGGCGACGCCTACGCGGGCGACCACACCGACGCGAACGCGCTGGTCCCGACCCACGGCGGCACCGTCAAGCCGACCGCGCGCTATCCCGTCTCGACGGCCGACGGCCTGGCCAGCGACGACCGCGACGCGCTGCTGGTCGGCTTCGAGACCCTGCCGGACTTCGAGGCGCCGCTGGCCGCCGCCCACCTCGAGGCCGCGGGCGCGCCGTTCTCGGCCCGCGGCGCGACGATTCCGTTCCCCGGTGTCGTTCGGGACGACGCCAAGGTGACCCGCTACGCTCACCTGCTGGATCAGGACGAGACCGTGACGACTGGCGCCGGCGAGACCGGCGCGCGCGAGGCGCTCGCGACGACGGTCGCCGAACGCCTCGGGGACGAATCCCGCGTCGGCTTCCCCGCCGTGCTCGGCGACGAGCACGCGGCCGAGGTCCGTGCCGACCTCGCGGCCGCGCTCGGCGCCGACGTCTTCGAGGTCCCCATGGGGCCGCCCAGTCTGCCCGGCATGCGACTCGAGGACCTGCTGTACGACGCGCTCGAGGAGGCGGGCGTCCGCGTCACCTCGGGCGTGCCGGTGATCGATTACGAGACCGCCGAGGCGGACGCGGTAGCGGCCGACGGTGGCAGCGGCGGTGACCGCATCGAGCGCGTCGTCGTCGACCGCAACGGCACCGAGATCCCCTATCGCGCCGACCAGTACGTCCTCGCGACGGGCGGGCTGGTCGGCAAGGGCGTCCGTTCCGAACGCGAACGGGTGTTCGAGCCGATCTTCGACTGCCACGTCCCCCACGCCGCGGACCGCTACGACTGGTTCGTCGACGACGTCTTCGGCGACCAGCCCTACGCGCGGTTCGGCCTCGCGTCCGACCGCGAGTTGCGGCCGCTCGACGCCGATGACGAGCCGGAGTTTTCGAACCTGCGGGCCGCGGGCGCGGTGCTCGGCGGCTACGACTTCGCCGCCGAGAAGTCCGGCGCGGGCGTCTCGCTCGCGACGGGCTACGTCGCCGGGACGCGGGCCGGCGAGGAGGCTGAGTAG
- a CDS encoding anaerobic glycerol-3-phosphate dehydrogenase subunit C, which produces MSDAEQPTDDHVPGAEEEEFEPIQVFPEAEEMDLRPGADNCYKCSTCDTNCPVAEVDDEFPGPKFQGPEQWRLKRQDDHDIDDSVMKCSNCMRCDSACPSEVPLSQMHNTARGEYVEEQMDTFSREYLRNRILANYRRLAPLAAAFPRTANFVMGLSVTKWMGEKLLGITSERDFPEFATETFREWWTKRGGAKVENPDKRIAYFHGCYSNYNTPEVAKALVRVYEHFGYEIMVPDQSCSGTPMFANGMLEDARRAAETNVRELAAALEDGADIVASCSSCSMSLRQEYPELFDFENTESVAENTWDAVEYLRVHEDLEGELEGRSVDGDEFDDFAYHAPCHSRNQGLDGQTIEVLSVIDGIEAHDVGDSCSGISGTYGWKEENYETSMKIGEEMFEHMDAADAETGLTECPTCSMQMEHGTGYEIKHTLEVLEAALVGSGSAASGRREAG; this is translated from the coding sequence ATGAGCGACGCAGAGCAACCGACCGACGATCACGTACCGGGAGCCGAAGAGGAGGAGTTCGAACCCATCCAGGTGTTCCCCGAGGCCGAAGAGATGGACCTCCGGCCGGGGGCGGACAACTGCTACAAGTGCTCGACCTGCGACACCAACTGTCCCGTCGCCGAGGTCGACGACGAGTTCCCCGGCCCGAAGTTCCAGGGCCCCGAGCAGTGGCGGCTCAAGCGCCAGGACGACCACGACATCGACGACTCGGTGATGAAGTGTTCGAACTGCATGCGCTGTGACAGCGCCTGCCCCTCCGAGGTCCCCCTCTCGCAGATGCACAACACGGCCCGCGGTGAGTACGTCGAGGAGCAGATGGACACATTCTCTCGGGAGTATCTCCGCAATCGCATCCTCGCGAACTACCGGCGACTCGCGCCGCTGGCGGCGGCGTTCCCCCGCACGGCGAACTTCGTGATGGGGCTCTCGGTGACGAAGTGGATGGGCGAGAAGCTCCTGGGGATCACGAGCGAGCGGGACTTCCCCGAGTTCGCGACCGAGACGTTCCGCGAGTGGTGGACGAAGCGCGGCGGTGCGAAGGTCGAAAACCCGGACAAGCGGATCGCCTACTTCCACGGCTGCTACTCGAACTACAACACGCCCGAGGTCGCGAAGGCGCTCGTCCGCGTCTACGAGCACTTCGGCTACGAGATCATGGTCCCCGACCAGTCCTGTTCGGGGACGCCGATGTTCGCCAACGGCATGTTAGAGGACGCCCGGCGGGCCGCCGAGACCAACGTCCGCGAACTCGCCGCGGCGTTGGAGGACGGCGCCGATATCGTCGCCTCCTGTAGCTCCTGTTCGATGTCCCTCCGCCAGGAGTACCCCGAACTGTTCGATTTCGAGAACACCGAGTCGGTGGCCGAGAACACCTGGGACGCCGTCGAATACCTCCGGGTTCACGAGGATCTCGAGGGCGAACTCGAGGGGCGCTCGGTCGACGGTGACGAGTTCGACGACTTCGCCTATCACGCACCGTGTCATTCACGTAACCAGGGACTCGACGGACAGACGATCGAAGTGCTCAGCGTGATCGACGGCATCGAGGCCCACGACGTCGGCGACTCCTGCTCGGGGATCTCCGGCACCTACGGCTGGAAGGAGGAGAACTACGAGACGTCGATGAAGATCGGCGAGGAGATGTTCGAGCACATGGACGCGGCCGACGCCGAAACTGGGCTGACCGAGTGTCCGACCTGCTCGATGCAGATGGAACACGGCACCGGCTACGAGATCAAACACACGCTCGAGGTTCTCGAGGCGGCGCTGGTCGGGTCCGGCTCGGCTGCGAGCGGGCGCCGGGAGGCCGGGTAG
- a CDS encoding DUF368 domain-containing protein, with product MRDFLAVYCKGFSMGAADVVPGVSGGTIALIVGIYDRLIRAITAVDPRAFRPALRPHDPEARARLRTELERMEIPFLLSLGLGVGTAIVLLSSLMHEAATTYPVATYGFFFGLIAASAVVLYGEIDRWTAGRVAISVGAIALAFVVSGTTAGNVPHGLPIILVAGAVAICAMILPGVSGAFFLLILGQYEYMTGTLSGFIDALLDLLDGGALAPVLETGTVVVVFGVGAVVGLFTMAHAVGYALEHYRAATLAALVSLMVGALRLPAERVLSNLGETSLGTPGIAVAMAFVGAGAVLLVDWYTDDLEY from the coding sequence ATGCGGGACTTTCTCGCCGTGTACTGCAAGGGGTTCTCGATGGGCGCGGCCGACGTCGTCCCCGGCGTCTCGGGCGGGACGATCGCGCTCATCGTCGGCATCTACGACCGGCTGATCCGCGCGATCACCGCCGTCGATCCCCGGGCCTTTCGCCCGGCGCTGCGGCCGCACGATCCCGAGGCTCGAGCGCGACTCCGAACGGAACTCGAGCGAATGGAGATCCCGTTTCTGTTATCGCTGGGACTCGGCGTCGGGACGGCGATCGTGCTCCTCTCGAGTCTCATGCACGAGGCGGCGACGACGTATCCGGTGGCGACGTACGGCTTCTTCTTCGGGCTGATCGCGGCCTCGGCGGTCGTCCTCTACGGCGAGATCGACCGGTGGACGGCCGGCCGCGTGGCGATCTCGGTCGGCGCGATCGCGCTCGCGTTCGTCGTCTCGGGGACGACGGCGGGGAACGTCCCGCACGGGCTGCCGATCATCCTCGTCGCCGGCGCGGTCGCGATCTGTGCGATGATCCTCCCCGGCGTGTCGGGCGCGTTCTTCCTCCTGATCCTCGGCCAGTACGAGTACATGACGGGAACGTTAAGCGGGTTCATCGACGCCCTCCTCGACCTGCTCGACGGCGGCGCGCTGGCGCCCGTCCTCGAGACCGGAACGGTCGTCGTCGTCTTCGGCGTCGGCGCGGTCGTCGGCCTGTTCACGATGGCTCACGCGGTCGGCTACGCCCTCGAGCACTATCGGGCCGCGACGCTGGCCGCGCTGGTGAGCCTGATGGTGGGCGCGTTGCGACTGCCCGCCGAGCGCGTCCTGAGCAACCTCGGCGAGACGTCGCTCGGAACGCCGGGTATCGCCGTCGCGATGGCGTTCGTCGGCGCCGGCGCCGTGTTGCTGGTCGACTGGTACACCGACGACCTCGAGTACTGA
- a CDS encoding Cdc6/Cdc18 family protein: MELRERIARRRSARQDREILVDRDYLSPVVHPADPIGRGPVLEQLLDALEAVFDGELPPPIAVVGPAGAGTSAIVTAVFDALNEQLGESSRSIGTTTRAGRVGSSTWFVYVDGRRVESAFALYRTVLSVLSSEPVPESGVGTDDLRDRLQRQLERPDRHAVVAVDHHDEPETLAYERARELLEPVGDSVSTVAVGRDAPDELAAEQPTVTVPAYRDHELVEVISDRASTGLAAGALDHESVRELAAWADGNAHDALAALFGAAVLASRDGSDRVATEHLERAKADVPDDSVHLDRVLALSETRQRVLLDLVAIDAADRPIRDLATEIADRSSLTAGTVKRFLYELADRGVVERVPLSATGSGRRPSTLAVRFPTIAFRTLGPSPDDTDGETDDEPSDGDGTAPAS; the protein is encoded by the coding sequence ATGGAGCTGCGGGAGCGCATCGCCCGACGGCGATCGGCGCGACAGGACCGCGAGATCCTCGTCGACCGGGACTACCTCAGTCCGGTGGTCCACCCCGCGGACCCGATCGGTCGCGGCCCCGTCCTAGAACAGTTGCTCGACGCGCTCGAGGCGGTGTTCGACGGCGAGTTGCCGCCGCCGATCGCCGTGGTCGGCCCGGCGGGTGCGGGCACGTCCGCGATCGTCACCGCCGTCTTCGACGCGTTGAACGAGCAGCTCGGCGAATCGTCTCGGTCGATCGGCACGACGACTCGGGCGGGTCGGGTCGGGTCCTCGACGTGGTTCGTCTACGTCGACGGCCGCCGCGTCGAGAGCGCGTTCGCCCTCTACCGGACCGTCCTCTCGGTGCTCTCGAGCGAACCCGTGCCCGAGAGCGGCGTCGGGACCGACGACCTCCGCGACCGGCTTCAGCGGCAACTCGAACGGCCGGATCGCCACGCGGTCGTCGCGGTCGACCACCACGACGAGCCCGAGACGCTCGCCTACGAACGGGCCCGCGAGTTGCTCGAGCCCGTCGGCGACAGCGTCTCGACCGTCGCCGTCGGCCGGGACGCCCCCGACGAACTGGCGGCCGAGCAGCCGACCGTCACCGTCCCGGCCTACCGCGATCACGAACTCGTCGAGGTGATCTCCGACCGCGCGTCGACGGGGCTCGCCGCCGGCGCGCTCGATCACGAGTCCGTCCGCGAGCTGGCGGCGTGGGCCGACGGGAACGCCCACGACGCGCTCGCGGCCCTGTTCGGCGCCGCCGTCCTCGCGAGTCGGGACGGGAGCGACCGGGTCGCCACGGAGCACCTCGAGCGAGCGAAAGCCGACGTTCCCGACGACAGCGTCCACCTCGATCGGGTGCTGGCGCTCTCCGAGACCCGCCAGCGGGTGCTGCTCGATCTCGTCGCCATCGACGCCGCCGACCGCCCGATCCGCGATCTCGCGACCGAGATCGCCGACCGATCGTCGCTGACCGCCGGCACCGTCAAACGATTCCTCTACGAACTCGCCGATCGCGGCGTCGTCGAACGCGTTCCGCTCTCGGCGACCGGGAGCGGCCGCCGCCCCAGCACCCTCGCGGTGCGGTTCCCGACGATCGCGTTCCGGACGCTCGGACCGAGCCCCGACGACACCGACGGCGAAACCGACGACGAGCCCTCGGACGGAGACGGGACTGCACCCGCGTCCTGA
- the glpA gene encoding anaerobic glycerol-3-phosphate dehydrogenase subunit GlpA, which translates to MATDTEVLVLGGGSTGCGIARDLAMRGLEVTLVERGNLTDGTTGRMHGLLHSGGRYAVSDRASATECIEENEILREIAGHCVEETGGLFVQRPEDSDDYFQEKLEGCRDCGIPARVLSGREAREVEPYLAEDVKRAIEVPDGAVDPFRLCVANAIDAETHGARVETHAEVVDLLRDGDDVYGVEVRHESGPGKRTHAAAGTTEEITAEYVVNATGAWAGEIGAMADLEIEVRPSKGVMTIMNVRQVDTVINRCRPKGDADIVVPHETTAILGTTDEEVSDPDDFPEDQWEVDQMIDTLSELVPILEEARTIRSFWGVRPLYEPPGTGTQDPTDITRDFFLLDHADRDGVSGISSIVGGKFTTYRAMAEEISDHVCEKLGVNASCATADEPLPGSEDIATLEAGMDDFGLRSPVARRSKQRLGSRASEVLETDEANPVICQCEGVTRAEVCDAIDQSGTDLNAVRIRTRASMGNCQGGFCCQNMANELHPEYDEETVRAALDELFQERWKGERHALWGEQLSQAMLNYALHATTMNRDRDPAGEPTTIEFADFDGGA; encoded by the coding sequence ATGGCAACGGACACCGAGGTCCTCGTTCTCGGAGGCGGGTCGACGGGCTGTGGCATCGCGCGGGATCTGGCGATGCGCGGCCTCGAGGTGACCCTCGTCGAGCGGGGCAATTTGACCGACGGCACGACCGGTCGTATGCACGGCCTGCTCCACAGCGGCGGCCGCTACGCCGTCTCCGATCGCGCCAGCGCGACGGAGTGTATCGAAGAAAACGAGATCCTCCGGGAGATCGCCGGCCACTGCGTCGAGGAGACCGGCGGCCTGTTCGTCCAGCGCCCCGAGGACTCGGACGACTACTTTCAGGAGAAACTCGAGGGCTGTCGGGACTGCGGGATCCCCGCGCGCGTCCTCTCGGGGCGGGAGGCCCGCGAGGTCGAACCCTACCTCGCGGAAGACGTGAAACGGGCCATCGAGGTCCCCGACGGAGCGGTGGACCCGTTCCGGCTCTGCGTCGCGAACGCGATCGACGCCGAGACCCACGGCGCGCGCGTCGAGACCCACGCAGAGGTGGTGGACCTCCTGCGCGACGGCGACGACGTCTACGGCGTCGAGGTGCGCCACGAGTCGGGGCCCGGTAAGCGGACGCACGCGGCGGCCGGCACGACCGAGGAGATCACCGCCGAGTACGTCGTCAACGCGACGGGCGCGTGGGCGGGGGAGATCGGCGCGATGGCCGACCTCGAGATCGAGGTGCGCCCCTCCAAGGGCGTCATGACGATCATGAACGTCCGGCAGGTCGACACCGTGATCAACCGCTGCCGGCCGAAAGGCGACGCCGACATCGTCGTCCCCCACGAGACGACGGCCATCCTCGGGACGACCGACGAGGAGGTCTCCGATCCGGACGACTTCCCCGAGGACCAGTGGGAGGTCGACCAGATGATTGACACCCTCTCGGAACTCGTTCCGATCCTCGAGGAGGCGCGGACGATCCGCTCCTTCTGGGGCGTGCGCCCGCTGTACGAGCCGCCGGGGACCGGCACGCAGGATCCGACGGACATCACGCGGGACTTCTTCCTGCTCGACCACGCCGACCGCGACGGCGTCTCGGGCATCTCGAGCATCGTCGGCGGCAAGTTCACGACCTACCGCGCGATGGCCGAGGAGATCTCCGACCACGTCTGCGAGAAACTGGGCGTGAACGCGTCCTGTGCCACCGCCGACGAACCGCTGCCCGGCAGCGAAGACATCGCAACGCTCGAGGCCGGCATGGACGATTTCGGTCTCCGATCGCCGGTCGCGCGCCGGAGCAAACAGCGCCTGGGGAGTCGGGCGAGCGAGGTCCTCGAGACCGACGAGGCCAACCCCGTGATCTGTCAGTGCGAGGGCGTCACGCGCGCGGAGGTCTGCGACGCGATCGACCAGTCGGGGACGGACCTGAACGCGGTCCGCATCCGCACGCGGGCCTCCATGGGCAACTGTCAGGGCGGCTTCTGCTGTCAGAACATGGCCAACGAACTCCACCCCGAGTACGACGAGGAGACGGTCCGCGCGGCGCTGGACGAACTCTTTCAGGAGCGCTGGAAGGGCGAGCGCCACGCGCTGTGGGGCGAACAGCTCTCGCAGGCCATGCTCAACTACGCCTTACACGCGACGACGATGAATCGGGATCGGGATCCAGCGGGCGAGCCGACGACGATCGAGTTCGCCGACTTCGACGGAGGGGCCTGA